In Flavobacterium gelatinilyticum, a genomic segment contains:
- a CDS encoding DUF1508 domain-containing protein — protein MGAFVISRRFNDEYKFVFTSRKGKVIFTSLSYELRFECEEDIERFKRTIELAKFLKFKGSGGKYFFKLMLDGVHFATSRKYTTELLLQKGIKEIVTYASKSEILDFSSNDLIFEDQEVLVEEEAEE, from the coding sequence ATGGGTGCTTTTGTAATTAGCAGACGGTTTAATGATGAATATAAATTTGTGTTTACTTCAAGAAAAGGGAAGGTTATTTTTACCAGTCTGAGTTATGAATTGCGATTTGAGTGTGAGGAAGATATAGAGAGGTTTAAAAGGACGATAGAGCTTGCTAAGTTTTTGAAATTTAAAGGCTCGGGAGGGAAGTATTTTTTTAAACTGATGCTTGATGGTGTTCATTTTGCAACAAGTCGAAAATATACAACAGAATTGCTTCTTCAGAAAGGGATAAAGGAAATTGTTACCTATGCTTCGAAATCTGAGATTCTGGATTTCTCGTCAAACGATTTGATTTTTGAAGATCAGGA
- the mutS gene encoding DNA mismatch repair protein MutS: MAAKEKVVKETPLMKQYNEIKRKYPDACLLFRVGDFYETFGEDAIRASKILGITLTKRGAGSDTETALAGFPHHSVNTYLPKLVKAGLRVAICDQLEDPKMTKTIVKRGVTELVTPGVSLNDEVLQSKSNNFLASLCFANKNIGIAFLDVSTGEFLTAQGNAEYIDKLLQNFNPSEVLVPKNCKSEFKDAFGEDFHSFYLEDWIYKEDYALETLTKHFQTNSLKGFGVEELKEGIIAAGAILYYLSETQHNRIQHITSIQRIAEDAYVWMDRFTIRNLELYHSYNPNAVTLLDVIDRTLSPMGGRLLKRWLALPLKDKNKIKGRHDVVSYLKSNPEILHDIQYQIKQISDLERLISKIAAGKVSPREIVYLKESLDAIIPIKTLALQSPQEAVKVIGDSLHSCDLLREKIQVTLNQDAPVAIAKGNAIATGVNEELDELRAISTSGKEFLEGIERRESERTGISSLKISFNNVFGYYIEVRNTHKDKVPEEWIRKQTLVNAERYITEELKEYETKILGAEEKIHKIESELFEQLVAWIATYIKPVQMNAFLVAQLDCLCSFTQLANENQYVCPEIDETFELQIKNGRHPVIEKQLPVGTPYIANDVFLDRETQQIIMITGPNMSGKSAILRQTALIVLLAQMGSFVPAESVKMGIVDKIFTRVGASDNISMGESTFMVEMNETASILNNISDRSLVLLDEIGRGTSTYDGISIAWAIAEFLHEHPSKAKTLFATHYHELNEMTESLPRIQNFNVAVKELKDTVLFIRKLEKGGSAHSFGIHVAKMAGMPQLVISKAQKLLKKLEKNHSSDALNGIKAANDEMQMSFFNLDDPLLEEIKEEILSLDINAITPVEALMKLNEIKRMLVKK; encoded by the coding sequence TTGGCAGCTAAAGAAAAAGTGGTGAAGGAAACACCTTTAATGAAACAGTACAATGAGATCAAGAGAAAATATCCTGATGCCTGTCTGCTTTTCAGAGTAGGGGATTTTTATGAAACCTTTGGAGAAGATGCTATCAGGGCTTCTAAGATTCTGGGGATTACATTAACAAAAAGAGGTGCAGGTTCTGATACCGAGACAGCTCTTGCCGGTTTTCCGCATCATTCCGTAAACACTTATCTTCCAAAATTGGTTAAGGCCGGACTTCGTGTGGCTATCTGCGATCAGCTCGAAGATCCAAAAATGACGAAAACTATCGTAAAAAGAGGAGTAACGGAACTTGTAACTCCGGGAGTTTCTTTAAATGATGAGGTTCTGCAATCCAAATCAAACAACTTTTTAGCTTCGCTCTGTTTTGCCAATAAAAATATTGGAATAGCTTTTCTGGATGTTTCTACAGGTGAGTTTTTAACTGCTCAGGGAAATGCCGAATATATTGATAAGTTATTGCAGAATTTTAATCCGAGTGAAGTTTTAGTTCCGAAAAACTGCAAAAGTGAATTTAAAGACGCTTTTGGAGAAGATTTCCATAGTTTCTATCTGGAAGACTGGATTTACAAAGAAGATTATGCGCTGGAAACGCTGACTAAGCATTTTCAGACCAATTCCTTAAAAGGTTTTGGGGTTGAAGAATTAAAAGAAGGAATTATTGCGGCGGGAGCCATTTTGTATTATTTGTCTGAAACGCAGCATAACCGAATCCAGCATATTACTTCCATACAGAGAATTGCAGAAGATGCCTATGTGTGGATGGATCGTTTTACGATTCGAAACCTGGAATTGTACCACAGTTATAATCCAAATGCCGTAACGCTTCTGGATGTAATCGACAGAACGCTTTCGCCTATGGGCGGCCGTCTGCTGAAACGCTGGCTGGCTCTTCCTTTAAAAGATAAAAATAAGATAAAAGGACGCCACGATGTAGTTTCGTACCTGAAATCAAATCCTGAAATATTACACGATATTCAATATCAGATCAAACAAATCTCTGATTTAGAGCGTTTGATTTCAAAAATCGCAGCCGGAAAAGTTTCACCTCGTGAAATTGTCTATTTAAAAGAATCTCTGGATGCTATTATTCCTATAAAAACACTTGCGCTTCAAAGTCCGCAGGAAGCTGTAAAAGTAATTGGAGACAGCCTGCATTCCTGTGATTTACTAAGAGAAAAAATTCAGGTTACTTTAAATCAGGATGCTCCTGTTGCTATTGCAAAAGGAAACGCCATTGCGACAGGTGTAAATGAAGAACTGGATGAACTTCGTGCGATTTCAACTTCGGGAAAAGAATTTTTGGAAGGAATTGAAAGAAGAGAATCAGAACGTACAGGAATTTCATCTTTGAAAATATCTTTCAATAATGTTTTTGGATATTATATAGAAGTTAGAAATACACATAAGGATAAAGTGCCGGAAGAGTGGATTCGTAAGCAGACTCTGGTAAACGCCGAGCGTTATATTACTGAAGAATTAAAAGAATACGAAACTAAGATTTTAGGTGCGGAGGAAAAAATCCACAAAATAGAATCAGAGCTTTTTGAGCAGTTAGTAGCCTGGATTGCAACTTACATCAAGCCGGTTCAGATGAATGCTTTTTTAGTAGCGCAATTAGATTGTTTGTGTTCGTTTACGCAGCTGGCAAACGAAAATCAGTACGTGTGTCCGGAAATTGATGAAACCTTCGAACTGCAGATTAAAAACGGCCGTCACCCTGTAATTGAAAAACAGTTGCCGGTTGGGACACCGTACATTGCCAATGATGTGTTTTTGGACAGGGAAACGCAGCAGATTATCATGATTACCGGGCCTAACATGTCGGGTAAGTCGGCTATTTTAAGGCAAACGGCTTTGATTGTACTTTTGGCGCAGATGGGAAGTTTTGTTCCTGCAGAAAGTGTAAAAATGGGAATAGTAGATAAGATATTCACAAGGGTAGGAGCATCTGACAACATCTCGATGGGAGAATCGACTTTTATGGTTGAGATGAATGAGACGGCTTCGATTTTGAATAATATTTCAGATCGCAGTCTGGTTCTTCTGGATGAAATTGGAAGAGGAACCAGTACATATGACGGAATTTCAATTGCGTGGGCAATTGCCGAGTTTTTGCATGAGCATCCGTCAAAAGCTAAGACTTTGTTTGCCACGCATTATCACGAGTTAAATGAAATGACAGAATCGCTGCCAAGAATCCAGAATTTTAATGTGGCGGTAAAAGAGTTAAAAGACACCGTTCTTTTTATCAGAAAACTCGAAAAAGGAGGAAGTGCTCACAGTTTTGGAATCCATGTAGCAAAAATGGCGGGGATGCCTCAGCTGGTAATTTCAAAAGCACAAAAACTTTTAAAGAAATTAGAAAAGAATCATTCAAGCGATGCTTTAAACGGAATAAAAGCGGCTAATGATGAAATGCAGATGAGTTTCTTTAATTTGGATGATCCTTTGCTGGAAGAGATAAAAGAAGAGATTCTGAGCCTCGATATAAATGCTATTACACCGGTAGAAGCCTTAATGAAGCTGAACGAGATTAAAAGAATGCTGGTGAAGAAATAA
- a CDS encoding DUF1573 domain-containing protein, protein MKKIILFAMLAVAGITASNAQTTKKAKAAKVAKIEGAGMLFETETIDYGTIAHNADGKREFVFVNNGTKPLIITNTQGSCGCTVPTTPKEPIAPGAKGVIGVKYATDRVGAFTKTVTVTSNAEGQPTKVLTIKGTVLPDPVKS, encoded by the coding sequence ATGAAAAAAATAATTTTATTTGCTATGTTAGCTGTAGCTGGTATTACGGCTTCTAATGCACAAACAACTAAAAAAGCTAAAGCTGCTAAGGTTGCTAAAATCGAAGGTGCCGGAATGCTTTTCGAAACAGAAACTATCGACTACGGTACTATCGCTCACAATGCTGACGGTAAACGTGAATTTGTTTTTGTTAACAATGGTACAAAACCATTAATCATTACAAACACTCAGGGATCTTGCGGATGTACAGTTCCTACTACTCCAAAAGAACCAATCGCTCCGGGAGCTAAAGGTGTTATTGGTGTAAAATATGCTACTGACAGAGTTGGTGCTTTTACAAAAACGGTTACTGTAACTTCTAACGCTGAAGGACAACCAACAAAAGTACTTACAATTAAAGGTACTGTTTTACCAGATCCAGTAAAAAGCTAA
- a CDS encoding RNA methyltransferase: MRKLENSELDRKSIEDFKKSDKTPLILVLDDIRSLHNIGSVFRTADAFLIEKIILCGITATPPNKEIHKTALGATETVAWEHHENVLEVIENLKKENVLTLAIEQVESAIFLQDFKTEKNQKYALVFGNEVYGVSQEAVAICDGCIEIPQLGTKHSLNISVSAGIVVWDLFQKLNWPGK; the protein is encoded by the coding sequence ATGAGAAAACTTGAAAACAGCGAACTGGACAGAAAATCTATTGAAGACTTTAAAAAATCAGACAAGACTCCTTTGATATTGGTTTTGGATGATATTCGAAGCCTGCACAATATTGGTTCTGTGTTTAGAACAGCCGATGCTTTTTTAATTGAAAAAATAATCCTTTGCGGCATCACTGCCACACCTCCCAATAAAGAAATTCACAAAACTGCTCTTGGTGCGACTGAAACCGTGGCGTGGGAGCATCACGAAAATGTTTTGGAAGTTATTGAAAATCTAAAAAAAGAAAATGTTTTAACGCTTGCCATTGAACAGGTTGAAAGTGCCATTTTTCTTCAGGATTTTAAAACCGAAAAGAATCAGAAATACGCTTTGGTTTTTGGGAATGAAGTTTACGGCGTATCTCAGGAAGCAGTTGCGATCTGCGACGGCTGTATTGAGATTCCACAGCTAGGAACCAAACATTCTTTAAATATTTCTGTGAGTGCCGGAATTGTAGTGTGGGATTTATTTCAGAAATTAAACTGGCCAGGTAAATAG
- a CDS encoding T9SS type B sorting domain-containing protein, producing the protein MKKCILLKIFFLVFVLSSTETYANTKNTVTIKNTVSAFNDTIKSGRKKNLKSNADIVPPVIKASGDQIYCPQSSINIVTDLTITHDPAEPATQAVYIQISSGYSEGFDKLELSNPTLHPAVTTSWDITTGKLQLSSPTGTDVLYSDFVNAVKDVVFINSSAAASGTRTFSITIGQANYLPSTQHFYLFVPNVGISWTNAKTAAETSTYYGLKGYLATILSADEAKLIGEQASGTGWIGGSDAETEGIWKWVTGPEAGTVFWNGNASGSTPNFAFWNTGEPNQQGDEDYAHITQPGIGIKGSWNDLSNTGDSEGNYQPKGYVVEYGGMPGEAPLEIAASTKITIPAAVPLTPNAICDSGSFTLTASTESSAAIRWYDAATGGNLIATGTSYTTPLLNNTTTFYVDAGCEINRKSVIARINKTPDTPTAAEPVVSRCGTGSVTMNASTDIGTINWFTAATGGSSIHSGNAFTLSSVSANTTYYAEASNSGCSNPVRTPVDVVIYTPPAVIDETVILCQFQTVTLNAGVSGMEYLWSNGETTQTIEATKGGVYTVDVTSPSPESCTSRKTITVDEHKLPQIDRIDVNGTRAVIYLKQEAAYYEYSVDGINFQDSNIFYDIPGGLQTAYVREKNSCGGTTQNFVVLVFPAFFTPNNDTYNDLWEVTGIENYPQAQVTIFDRYGKLITQLNGSKMSWDGTFEKMPLPASDYWYSLKIDDTKPILRGHFSLKR; encoded by the coding sequence ATGAAAAAATGTATCTTATTAAAAATCTTCTTTTTAGTATTTGTTTTAAGTTCTACAGAAACTTATGCAAATACTAAAAATACAGTTACAATTAAGAATACAGTTTCCGCTTTTAACGACACCATTAAATCCGGCAGAAAAAAGAATCTAAAATCAAATGCTGATATTGTACCTCCTGTAATAAAAGCATCAGGCGATCAGATTTACTGCCCGCAAAGCAGCATTAATATCGTAACCGACCTTACCATAACACATGATCCTGCCGAACCGGCAACACAAGCGGTTTACATTCAGATTTCATCCGGTTATTCTGAAGGTTTTGACAAGCTCGAGCTTTCAAATCCAACACTTCATCCAGCTGTTACAACAAGCTGGGATATAACGACAGGAAAACTTCAGTTATCAAGTCCAACAGGGACTGACGTTTTGTATTCTGATTTTGTAAATGCTGTAAAAGATGTTGTTTTTATAAATTCTTCTGCCGCTGCTTCTGGAACCCGAACATTTTCGATAACTATTGGACAGGCTAATTATCTGCCTTCGACGCAGCATTTTTATTTATTTGTACCCAATGTCGGGATTTCGTGGACAAATGCAAAAACCGCCGCCGAGACCAGTACGTATTATGGATTAAAAGGGTATTTGGCTACTATTTTATCTGCAGATGAAGCTAAACTTATTGGTGAGCAGGCCTCCGGCACAGGCTGGATTGGCGGAAGTGATGCAGAAACCGAAGGCATCTGGAAATGGGTAACCGGTCCTGAAGCCGGAACTGTTTTCTGGAACGGCAATGCATCCGGCTCAACACCCAATTTTGCTTTTTGGAATACAGGCGAACCTAACCAGCAGGGAGACGAAGATTATGCTCATATTACCCAGCCGGGTATTGGAATTAAAGGTTCCTGGAACGATTTATCCAATACCGGAGACAGCGAAGGAAATTACCAGCCAAAAGGATATGTTGTAGAATATGGCGGTATGCCGGGCGAAGCACCCCTTGAAATTGCAGCCAGCACCAAAATTACAATTCCCGCCGCTGTTCCGCTTACGCCAAATGCGATCTGCGATTCCGGAAGTTTTACACTTACAGCGTCTACAGAATCCAGTGCAGCTATACGCTGGTACGATGCTGCAACAGGAGGAAATTTAATAGCAACAGGAACTTCTTATACTACTCCGCTATTAAACAACACCACTACATTTTATGTCGATGCAGGATGCGAAATAAACCGTAAATCTGTAATTGCCAGAATTAATAAAACTCCTGATACTCCCACAGCTGCTGAGCCCGTTGTTTCAAGATGCGGAACAGGCTCTGTAACAATGAACGCCAGTACTGACATTGGCACCATTAACTGGTTTACAGCTGCCACAGGCGGCAGCAGTATTCATTCAGGAAATGCTTTTACACTATCATCTGTCAGCGCGAACACTACTTATTATGCCGAAGCCTCAAATTCAGGCTGTAGTAATCCAGTCCGTACACCTGTTGATGTTGTAATTTATACCCCGCCGGCGGTTATTGATGAAACTGTGATTCTCTGCCAGTTTCAAACAGTTACATTAAACGCAGGAGTTTCAGGAATGGAATATTTATGGTCAAACGGCGAAACCACACAAACTATAGAGGCCACAAAAGGCGGTGTTTATACCGTTGACGTGACGAGCCCTTCACCTGAAAGCTGTACGAGTCGAAAAACAATTACGGTTGACGAGCATAAACTGCCTCAAATAGATCGGATTGATGTAAACGGAACGCGTGCCGTAATTTATTTAAAACAGGAAGCAGCTTATTACGAATATTCGGTTGACGGAATTAATTTTCAGGATTCCAATATTTTTTATGATATTCCGGGCGGACTCCAAACGGCTTATGTTCGGGAAAAGAACAGCTGCGGAGGTACGACCCAAAATTTTGTTGTACTGGTTTTTCCGGCTTTCTTTACTCCAAACAACGATACTTACAATGATTTATGGGAAGTAACCGGAATAGAAAATTATCCGCAGGCACAAGTAACCATTTTTGACCGTTACGGAAAATTAATCACGCAGCTAAATGGATCTAAAATGAGCTGGGACGGCACTTTTGAAAAAATGCCTCTTCCTGCGTCCGATTATTGGTACTCACTTAAAATAGACGATACAAAACCGATTTTAAGAGGGCATTTTTCGCTGAAAAGATAA
- the folK gene encoding 2-amino-4-hydroxy-6-hydroxymethyldihydropteridine diphosphokinase: protein MKSQHQVVLSIGSNQGNRLENIETCISLIHQEAGTVIRVSKLYETPAWGFESDAFYNCALLLHTSSSAQKILSQVLKIEKQLGRIRSAQEGYQSRTIDIDLIAFDDEIINSEKLQIPHPIMQNRNFVLLPVQDLKLDWKHPVFHKTIPELIAVSPDDSVCTIVQDLKCPLNEISLDKFNYIAFEGNIGAGKTTLVHKIAEDFNAKTVFERFADNPFLPKFYKDQNRYAFTLEMSFLADRYQQLSDDLAQFDLFKDFIVADYHIFKSLIFAKITLQEDEYRLYRNLFNIIYKKMPKPDLYIYLYQNTDRLLQNIKKRGRNYEQNIEAEYLDKINYGYLEYIKSQFDLNVLIIDVSDRDFVKNQDDYVFVLNEIRKKLG, encoded by the coding sequence ATGAAGTCACAGCATCAAGTCGTTTTATCCATAGGCAGCAATCAGGGAAACAGGTTAGAAAATATAGAAACTTGTATCAGTTTAATACATCAGGAAGCAGGAACTGTAATCAGGGTTTCGAAGCTTTATGAAACGCCTGCCTGGGGATTTGAGAGCGATGCATTCTATAATTGTGCCCTGCTTTTGCATACTTCTTCATCGGCACAAAAAATACTAAGCCAGGTTTTAAAAATTGAAAAGCAGCTTGGAAGAATCCGTTCTGCTCAGGAAGGATATCAAAGCCGTACGATTGATATTGATCTGATTGCTTTTGATGACGAAATTATCAATTCAGAAAAATTACAGATTCCGCATCCCATAATGCAGAACCGAAATTTTGTTTTACTGCCGGTACAGGATTTAAAATTAGACTGGAAACATCCGGTTTTTCATAAAACGATTCCCGAATTAATTGCCGTTTCGCCGGACGACAGCGTTTGTACCATTGTACAGGATTTAAAATGTCCGTTAAACGAAATTTCGCTGGATAAGTTTAATTATATCGCTTTTGAAGGAAATATTGGAGCCGGAAAAACGACTTTGGTTCATAAAATTGCCGAAGATTTTAATGCCAAAACTGTTTTTGAACGTTTTGCCGACAATCCGTTTTTACCAAAGTTTTATAAAGACCAAAACCGATATGCTTTTACACTCGAAATGTCTTTTCTGGCAGATCGCTATCAGCAGTTATCCGATGATCTGGCGCAGTTTGATTTGTTCAAAGATTTCATTGTAGCCGATTATCATATTTTTAAATCGCTGATTTTTGCTAAAATCACGCTGCAGGAAGACGAATATCGTTTGTACCGAAACCTCTTCAATATTATCTACAAGAAAATGCCAAAACCGGATTTGTACATCTACCTGTATCAAAATACCGACAGGCTTCTGCAAAACATAAAAAAACGAGGACGGAATTACGAACAGAATATCGAGGCAGAATATCTGGACAAAATTAACTACGGTTATTTAGAATATATCAAATCCCAGTTTGACTTGAATGTTTTAATTATTGACGTTTCTGATCGCGATTTTGTAAAAAATCAGGATGATTATGTTTTTGTTCTAAACGAAATCAGGAAGAAGTTGGGGTAA
- the sppA gene encoding signal peptide peptidase SppA yields MKFLGNVIATVIGIFVFIMIFFFGVILIGAIFGGDDKVSVKSDSVIELDLKRVNNDYAGKYKDPWVTVFSDKKGVGLSDVITAIEAAKTDDKIKGISILNDESSLGLAQYKDLRNALESFKKSGKFVWAYANTFSQKEYYLNSVANTIYLNPAGDLDFKGLSSEVMFFKDFQEKSGIHMEVIRHGKYKSAVEPFLENKMSDANREQVTALLNSIWSTVCSDISKSRNIPVEKLNKIADGLLARTPKMAKDQRLVDIVAYEDAYHNAIKKALKVKDDEEYNKISILDYTQNNMTTALTNFADDQIAIIYAQGEIVGGEGDVNVIGEGSMRRSLQDARKNDDIKAIVLRIDSPGGSALTSDLIWREIEITKKVKPVVVSMGNYAASGGYYIACNANTIFAESNTITGSIGVFGVLPNFTPLANKLGINTEQVKTHENAANYSPFVPVDEKFKAFTLEGVEQVYNTFVSHVAQGRKMTFAQVDEIAQGRVWSGSEALKIGLVDKIGGLNDAVAEAARIAKIKEYGTVNYPEYEKTVSDLFANMPFARSKEAFIKEEIGEENYMLIEQVKRMQKQKGVQAMMPFQIDIK; encoded by the coding sequence ATGAAATTTTTAGGAAATGTAATTGCCACAGTTATCGGTATTTTTGTATTTATAATGATTTTCTTTTTTGGGGTAATTCTTATTGGAGCCATTTTTGGCGGAGACGACAAGGTTTCAGTTAAAAGTGATTCGGTTATCGAATTAGACCTTAAACGAGTTAATAACGATTATGCCGGAAAATATAAAGATCCGTGGGTAACTGTTTTTTCAGATAAAAAAGGAGTCGGCTTATCCGATGTTATCACCGCAATTGAAGCGGCAAAAACAGATGACAAAATCAAAGGAATTTCTATCCTCAATGATGAGTCTTCTTTAGGACTTGCTCAATACAAAGATCTAAGAAATGCTTTGGAGAGCTTTAAAAAATCAGGAAAATTTGTCTGGGCTTATGCTAATACATTTTCACAGAAAGAATATTATTTAAACTCTGTTGCCAATACCATTTATCTGAACCCGGCCGGAGATTTAGATTTTAAAGGACTTTCGTCTGAGGTGATGTTCTTTAAAGATTTTCAGGAGAAATCCGGTATTCACATGGAAGTAATCCGTCACGGAAAATACAAAAGCGCAGTTGAGCCTTTTTTAGAAAATAAAATGAGCGATGCCAACAGAGAACAGGTTACGGCTCTTTTAAATTCGATTTGGTCAACGGTTTGCAGTGATATTTCGAAAAGCAGAAATATTCCGGTTGAAAAATTAAACAAAATCGCAGACGGTTTACTGGCCAGAACACCAAAAATGGCCAAAGACCAGCGTTTGGTAGATATTGTAGCCTACGAAGATGCTTACCACAATGCCATCAAAAAAGCTTTAAAAGTAAAAGATGACGAAGAGTATAACAAAATCTCTATTTTAGATTATACTCAGAACAATATGACGACGGCTTTGACCAATTTTGCCGATGATCAGATTGCTATTATTTATGCTCAGGGAGAAATTGTAGGCGGCGAAGGCGATGTAAATGTAATTGGCGAGGGTTCAATGCGCCGTTCTTTGCAGGATGCCCGCAAAAATGACGATATTAAAGCAATCGTTCTAAGAATCGACAGCCCGGGAGGAAGTGCCTTAACTTCTGATTTAATCTGGAGAGAAATTGAAATTACAAAAAAAGTAAAGCCTGTTGTGGTTTCTATGGGGAATTATGCAGCTTCGGGCGGTTATTATATTGCCTGCAATGCCAATACCATTTTTGCAGAAAGTAATACCATTACAGGTTCGATAGGTGTTTTTGGCGTATTGCCAAACTTTACACCACTTGCCAATAAACTTGGAATTAATACAGAACAAGTAAAAACACATGAAAACGCAGCAAATTACAGTCCGTTTGTGCCTGTTGATGAAAAATTCAAAGCATTTACACTCGAAGGCGTTGAGCAGGTTTACAACACCTTTGTTTCGCATGTTGCCCAAGGCCGAAAAATGACTTTTGCTCAGGTAGATGAAATTGCTCAGGGAAGAGTATGGTCTGGATCTGAGGCTTTAAAAATTGGTTTAGTAGATAAAATCGGTGGTTTGAATGATGCTGTTGCCGAAGCAGCCCGAATTGCTAAAATAAAAGAGTACGGAACCGTAAATTATCCTGAATACGAAAAAACAGTAAGCGACTTATTTGCCAACATGCCTTTTGCACGCTCTAAAGAAGCTTTCATTAAAGAAGAAATTGGTGAAGAGAATTATATGCTGATTGAGCAGGTAAAAAGAATGCAGAAACAAAAAGGTGTTCAGGCTATGATGCCATTTCAAATAGATATTAAATAA
- a CDS encoding alpha/beta hydrolase — MKRIFLFCSVLFLSVLSAQNTKQDSFKETNVTLKINVDQLYGTLTVPDEAKKCPVALIIAGSGPTDRDGNNPMMKNNSLKMLAEVLAKNGIASLRFDKRGIGESKASAVTESSLVFENYTEDAKSWINFLKQDKRFTQLTIIGHSEGSLIGMIASGKANKFVSIAGAGESADKLIKSQIGSKSMKQLEDMTFPIIDSLKNGHTVKKVDPMLNSLFRASIQPYLISWFKYDPQTEIKKLTIPVLILQGNNDLQVSVKDAENLKQANPKAELEIVDKMNHIMKIIEGDQKANMESYNNESLPISESLTSKIVSFIKK; from the coding sequence ATGAAAAGGATATTTCTGTTCTGCAGTGTTTTGTTTTTGTCAGTTTTAAGTGCTCAAAATACCAAACAAGATAGTTTTAAAGAAACAAATGTAACTTTAAAAATCAATGTCGACCAGCTTTACGGCACACTTACCGTTCCGGATGAAGCAAAGAAATGTCCGGTCGCTTTGATTATTGCAGGTTCCGGTCCAACAGACCGCGATGGAAATAATCCGATGATGAAAAATAATTCGCTGAAAATGCTGGCCGAAGTTTTGGCAAAAAACGGAATTGCTTCTCTTCGCTTTGACAAAAGAGGCATCGGCGAAAGCAAAGCGTCAGCTGTAACAGAATCGAGTCTGGTTTTTGAAAATTATACCGAAGATGCCAAAAGCTGGATTAATTTCCTGAAGCAGGATAAACGTTTCACGCAATTAACGATTATTGGTCACAGTGAAGGATCGCTGATTGGCATGATTGCCAGTGGAAAAGCAAACAAATTTGTTTCGATTGCAGGAGCAGGAGAATCTGCAGATAAACTGATAAAATCCCAGATTGGTTCAAAATCAATGAAACAGCTTGAGGACATGACTTTTCCTATAATCGACAGTCTGAAAAACGGGCATACGGTTAAAAAAGTAGATCCAATGCTGAATTCACTTTTCAGGGCCAGTATTCAGCCGTATTTAATTTCGTGGTTTAAATACGATCCGCAGACCGAAATTAAAAAACTTACGATTCCGGTTTTGATACTTCAGGGCAATAATGATTTGCAGGTTTCTGTTAAAGATGCCGAAAATTTAAAACAGGCCAATCCAAAAGCTGAGCTTGAAATTGTAGATAAAATGAACCATATCATGAAAATAATCGAGGGGGATCAAAAGGCCAATATGGAGAGCTATAATAACGAGAGCCTTCCCATTTCAGAATCTCTGACAAGTAAGATTGTCTCTTTTATTAAAAAATAA